A genomic region of Leptospira bourretii contains the following coding sequences:
- a CDS encoding putative porin: MPKYSNLPLLFLFLGLTSISAEVIWGPSVEKSGGEYIFETGNKYPNLSGIRGGSRITFPRTFPLFGIQGIFTQDRWEISGSLKTSGWYQKSGQARDEDFVLGSVSTENGTKIATREWSYRDSATIYSGSRNFADGKGKSTVFENRAEVYGRYYFQDANPNYWVNGSGFFLSTGARYSYFKYLFYDVNQYIDSSPVFYGPIGNGLSFSNDLWEFFFGGGYRYSSGDFYLDLSFMPSIGRIKTRDFHVQRSINFFSENYGLGWASKAEVGYKFNSTWLSYLRVNHRRFFSEGRFTSQGGLTMEDIASNLVSGFKSHINIKDFSIEIGALNKIDWPQKKENLD; encoded by the coding sequence GTGCCTAAATATTCCAACTTACCTCTATTATTTTTATTCCTTGGCCTTACTTCGATTTCTGCAGAAGTCATCTGGGGTCCATCGGTAGAAAAATCCGGCGGAGAATATATTTTTGAAACTGGAAATAAGTATCCCAATCTATCGGGGATTCGTGGTGGGTCAAGAATCACCTTTCCAAGGACATTTCCGCTATTCGGCATACAGGGAATCTTTACCCAAGATAGATGGGAAATTAGCGGTTCACTCAAAACTTCAGGTTGGTACCAAAAATCAGGACAAGCCAGAGATGAAGACTTCGTGCTTGGATCTGTATCAACGGAAAATGGAACAAAAATCGCAACGCGAGAATGGAGTTATAGAGATTCTGCTACCATTTATTCTGGCAGCCGTAACTTTGCGGACGGAAAAGGGAAATCTACGGTTTTCGAAAATAGAGCAGAAGTTTATGGTAGATATTATTTCCAAGATGCAAATCCAAACTACTGGGTAAATGGTTCCGGATTTTTTCTCTCGACTGGAGCAAGATACTCATACTTCAAATATCTATTTTATGATGTGAACCAGTATATCGATTCGAGCCCAGTTTTTTATGGTCCAATTGGTAATGGACTTAGTTTCTCTAATGACCTATGGGAGTTTTTTTTCGGAGGTGGTTATCGGTATTCTTCGGGAGATTTTTATTTAGATCTCAGTTTTATGCCATCAATCGGAAGAATCAAAACCAGAGATTTTCATGTCCAACGTTCCATCAATTTTTTCTCAGAAAACTACGGCCTTGGTTGGGCATCAAAAGCAGAAGTTGGTTATAAATTTAATTCTACGTGGCTAAGTTACCTCAGAGTCAACCACCGTAGATTTTTTTCCGAAGGACGGTTTACTTCGCAAGGAGGACTCACAATGGAAGACATCGCATCCAATTTGGTAAGCGGATTTAAGTCGCATATCAATATCAAAGATTTTAGTATCGAGATTGGGGCCTTAAATAAAATTGATTGGCCTCAAAAAAAAGAAAACTTAGATTAA
- a CDS encoding ParA family protein — MGKSDSILTEEGAAKFVGLSTEEFSAKASALKIPGWKSGEFKESVLLKYFEPTLSDGFDSHVIAISNQKGGEGKTTISLYLAEALAENHKVLLIDWDPQANATQLFLKDDVPSVMDYLGYRGKKAKNIEPAIRTISENFDLLPSTLELANLTTPYERDDFELLNEAILPLRSRYEYIIIDCPPSLGLILENALICADYILVPIQTRAFSLQGIRDLYETIQKIQRKANQRLKLLGAVLNQYEGQKALAGLAEGVKKYFPVFETVVQRREAIPQAQAKMSLLAKIDLATMKNFRELAIEVKNKIDVQKN, encoded by the coding sequence ATGGGCAAATCAGATTCAATATTGACTGAAGAAGGAGCGGCAAAGTTCGTTGGGCTGAGCACTGAAGAGTTCTCTGCTAAAGCGTCTGCTCTAAAGATTCCTGGATGGAAATCGGGAGAATTTAAAGAATCGGTTCTTCTTAAATATTTTGAACCGACCCTTTCTGATGGTTTCGATAGTCATGTGATCGCTATATCGAATCAGAAAGGAGGGGAGGGGAAAACAACGATCAGTTTATATTTAGCAGAGGCCCTGGCTGAAAATCATAAAGTGCTCTTGATCGATTGGGATCCACAAGCAAATGCAACACAACTTTTTTTAAAAGACGATGTTCCTTCCGTGATGGATTATCTCGGTTACCGGGGTAAAAAAGCTAAAAATATTGAGCCTGCTATCAGGACAATTAGTGAGAATTTTGATTTGCTTCCATCTACTTTGGAGCTCGCAAACTTAACAACGCCATATGAGAGAGATGACTTTGAATTATTAAACGAAGCAATTCTACCTTTACGTTCTCGTTATGAATATATAATTATTGATTGCCCACCTTCTCTTGGTCTGATTTTGGAAAATGCATTGATCTGCGCTGATTATATTCTTGTCCCGATACAAACGCGGGCGTTTAGTCTGCAAGGGATTAGAGATTTATATGAAACAATTCAGAAAATACAAAGAAAGGCTAACCAGAGATTAAAGTTATTGGGGGCCGTATTAAATCAATACGAAGGACAGAAAGCACTTGCTGGATTGGCAGAAGGAGTGAAAAAATACTTCCCCGTCTTTGAGACAGTTGTTCAAAGGAGAGAGGCAATCCCTCAAGCTCAAGCAAAGATGTCTCTTTTAGCTAAAATTGATTTAGCAACAATGAAAAATTTTAGAGAACTTGCAATAGAGGTTAAAAACAAAATCGATGTCCAAAAAAACTGA
- a CDS encoding ParB/RepB/Spo0J family partition protein: MSKKTEFQALDLISAYSEKKKNPSHLELNQIFPNPTQPRLIGREDTTDLLPSMERLGLIEPILVRKDKGKYLIVAGERRYRAAIKLGWKEIPAIITDANEDVCYEMSLAENEKRKNLNPWEVGKAIQFLRKEKRKTAEEVSELLGYSGRYVKQLSSIARLDQKSVMELMISGKPLSVKNLEELLKRKENRGGEMISPRAGASSGRISINVGKLSGKTRDNFLKELSLLKKKYGINE, translated from the coding sequence ATGTCCAAAAAAACTGAGTTCCAAGCTTTAGATTTAATCTCTGCATACTCCGAAAAGAAGAAGAATCCTTCACATTTGGAGTTAAACCAAATTTTCCCAAATCCAACCCAGCCTAGGTTGATAGGGCGAGAAGATACAACTGATTTGTTACCTTCGATGGAAAGATTGGGCCTAATAGAACCAATTCTTGTCAGGAAAGACAAAGGAAAATATCTAATCGTTGCAGGAGAACGTAGGTATCGTGCGGCAATAAAGCTTGGATGGAAAGAAATTCCAGCAATCATCACCGATGCGAATGAAGACGTATGTTATGAGATGTCACTTGCTGAAAACGAAAAGAGAAAAAATTTAAACCCTTGGGAAGTGGGGAAAGCAATACAGTTTCTGCGCAAAGAAAAAAGGAAAACTGCCGAAGAAGTGTCTGAATTGTTGGGTTACAGCGGAAGGTATGTAAAACAACTTAGCAGTATCGCTCGATTGGATCAAAAATCTGTGATGGAACTTATGATTAGTGGGAAGCCACTTTCAGTAAAGAATTTGGAAGAACTGCTAAAACGTAAAGAAAACAGAGGGGGTGAAATGATTTCACCCCGGGCAGGAGCAAGTTCAGGCCGTATTAGTATTAATGTAGGTAAACTTAGCGGTAAGACAAGGGATAACTTTCTAAAAGAATTAAGTTTACTTAAAAAAAAATACGGAATCAACGAATAG
- a CDS encoding DUF1569 domain-containing protein, giving the protein MKSILKLKTIDDIERELSIIVACEKKQKADISLSQIYDFLAESIELSIQRIGSTNKRNTINKLLGKYKFAKLISKGNYTKANQIPGFPPKDLGDADSALLRLKTSLTAFKLHSGPFAEHSVFGELDKKQWERIHGILAVFLFGYIQLFGDEKLRFAKDREQRKEKTFSEKKHNHPQKKKDDRDSKPNGHNNRKWKNKKKSHHKGNKNQGGTR; this is encoded by the coding sequence ATGAAATCAATTTTAAAGCTTAAAACGATAGATGATATCGAAAGAGAATTATCAATTATAGTTGCTTGTGAAAAAAAGCAGAAGGCTGACATCAGCCTAAGCCAAATCTATGATTTTTTAGCAGAATCGATAGAGTTATCTATTCAAAGAATAGGTTCAACGAACAAAAGAAATACAATCAATAAATTATTGGGTAAGTATAAGTTTGCCAAACTCATATCAAAAGGGAATTATACCAAAGCCAATCAAATTCCAGGGTTCCCACCAAAAGATTTAGGTGATGCGGACTCGGCCTTATTGAGACTAAAAACATCCCTGACCGCATTTAAATTACACTCGGGCCCATTTGCTGAACATTCTGTTTTTGGAGAATTAGATAAAAAACAGTGGGAACGAATTCATGGAATTCTTGCAGTTTTTTTGTTTGGTTATATCCAATTGTTCGGAGACGAAAAATTAAGATTTGCCAAAGACAGAGAACAAAGAAAAGAAAAAACATTTTCTGAGAAAAAACATAATCACCCTCAAAAGAAAAAAGATGATCGTGATTCAAAACCAAATGGTCATAACAATCGGAAATGGAAAAACAAAAAAAAATCTCACCACAAAGGGAATAAAAACCAAGGTGGTACTCGATGA
- a CDS encoding NADPH-dependent FMN reductase, with protein MKICLVAGSHRKNSQSLKVGKFLAKTLETKGIETVLFDLGGNPLPLWEPAMWEKESEIKKFWLEYSNGFGTADAFVFLSPEYAGMASPALKNFFLYLSSGDLSHKPGLIITVSSGMGGSYPNAELRMSSYKNTRIVYLPDHAIVRHVESVLNSETPEGKDDEYIRARLNYVLSVLVEYAKALSQVRQSGVIDLKTYPFGL; from the coding sequence ATGAAAATTTGTTTAGTTGCGGGAAGTCACCGAAAGAATTCCCAATCCTTAAAAGTAGGAAAATTTTTAGCTAAGACATTGGAAACAAAAGGAATTGAAACAGTTCTTTTTGATTTGGGCGGGAACCCACTTCCTCTTTGGGAACCTGCGATGTGGGAAAAAGAATCAGAAATTAAAAAGTTTTGGTTAGAGTATAGTAATGGGTTTGGAACTGCGGATGCTTTTGTTTTTCTATCACCTGAATATGCAGGTATGGCGAGTCCTGCGTTAAAAAACTTCTTCCTCTATTTATCTAGTGGGGATCTTTCCCACAAACCTGGATTAATTATAACTGTATCAAGTGGAATGGGAGGAAGTTATCCAAACGCCGAACTTAGAATGTCTAGTTATAAAAACACTCGCATTGTTTATCTTCCTGATCATGCCATTGTTCGTCATGTAGAGTCTGTATTAAATTCAGAAACTCCGGAAGGCAAAGATGATGAATACATTAGGGCTAGATTGAATTACGTTTTAAGTGTACTCGTGGAATATGCAAAGGCGCTTAGTCAGGTACGTCAGAGTGGTGTGATCGACTTAAAAACTTACCCTTTTGGATTATAA
- a CDS encoding acyltransferase family protein translates to MEWELLGIILTGLAALYLWAFKIPYSLPHPRTTKEGRESRFDLLRGFAMVGIVLIHIHSYFQFFHPNDAVVIRATLFFSNLSRFSVPLFILTSAIFLRKKSGYWNSKGKNLLLPYTLASIAGYLVKYQNYNILEFLQFYCLGKVFAPYYFVPLLLQFYLLFYVLEKTLTNQSISKLVLFISFILNLLSNLGFFDTILPKEYHAISILNYIFFFVLGIQIGFSYEDKTKPKGEIKLLLGTLSLVFLFLLILFSGVYYSDFKNHHLVYPIFFFLFIWELIPKFNKTLSNWISYIGNKSLFIFLLHPFVIHTMHSIDPYSLGGPFSGYIVTLILNVGIPILIAIIIQKGKFLSRSHHSDVPD, encoded by the coding sequence ATGGAATGGGAATTACTAGGGATCATACTAACGGGACTTGCTGCTTTGTACCTCTGGGCTTTCAAAATCCCCTATTCTCTTCCACATCCTCGAACTACCAAGGAAGGTAGAGAAAGTCGTTTTGATCTCCTTCGTGGTTTTGCCATGGTAGGAATCGTTTTAATTCATATACATTCTTACTTTCAGTTTTTTCATCCAAATGATGCAGTTGTCATCAGAGCCACTTTGTTTTTTTCCAATTTATCTCGTTTTTCGGTTCCATTGTTTATCTTAACATCAGCAATTTTTTTAAGAAAAAAGAGTGGTTACTGGAATTCAAAAGGAAAGAACCTTCTCCTTCCCTATACATTGGCATCAATTGCAGGTTATTTAGTTAAATACCAAAATTATAATATCTTAGAATTTTTACAATTTTACTGTTTAGGAAAAGTATTTGCTCCTTACTACTTTGTTCCACTTTTACTGCAGTTTTATCTTCTCTTCTATGTTTTAGAAAAAACTCTTACTAACCAATCAATCTCCAAGCTTGTATTGTTCATATCTTTTATATTGAATCTATTATCTAACTTAGGCTTTTTTGATACGATCTTACCAAAAGAATACCATGCGATATCAATCTTGAACTACATTTTCTTTTTTGTTTTGGGAATTCAAATCGGATTCTCATATGAAGACAAAACCAAACCCAAAGGAGAAATAAAGCTTCTTCTGGGGACTCTCTCTTTGGTGTTTCTTTTTTTGTTAATTTTATTTAGTGGGGTTTATTATTCAGATTTTAAAAACCACCACTTGGTTTACCCAATTTTTTTCTTTCTCTTCATTTGGGAACTAATCCCAAAATTTAACAAAACTTTGTCCAACTGGATTAGCTACATAGGCAACAAAAGTTTATTTATCTTTTTATTACACCCTTTCGTCATCCATACAATGCACAGTATAGACCCTTATTCACTGGGTGGGCCCTTTTCGGGATACATTGTAACTTTAATTTTAAATGTCGGAATTCCGATTTTAATCGCTATTATAATCCAAAAGGGTAAGTTTTTAAGTCGATCACACCACTCTGACGTACCTGACTAA
- a CDS encoding Crp/Fnr family transcriptional regulator, which produces MSKLNIPPNQRIFKEGELNNAMYIILQGNVEIFFTVNNSQTRLALMKPGDFFGEMALFSSNPRSATARTITNCEVAVIESKQQLENFLVKNPKFAAKMVSIMADRLARTNELLISSMEKSVAKKIEFSNDVGKEHQIGISDVQDVE; this is translated from the coding sequence ATGAGCAAACTCAACATTCCGCCAAATCAGAGAATCTTCAAAGAAGGGGAACTGAATAATGCGATGTACATCATCCTTCAAGGAAACGTTGAGATTTTTTTTACAGTGAATAATAGCCAAACTCGATTGGCACTCATGAAACCAGGAGATTTTTTTGGTGAAATGGCTTTGTTTAGTTCCAATCCAAGAAGTGCAACGGCAAGAACAATCACGAACTGTGAAGTTGCAGTGATCGAAAGTAAACAGCAACTTGAAAACTTTCTAGTTAAAAATCCTAAGTTTGCTGCAAAAATGGTTTCGATCATGGCAGATAGGCTTGCCCGCACCAATGAATTGCTGATCAGTAGTATGGAAAAATCAGTGGCTAAGAAAATTGAATTTAGTAACGACGTAGGCAAAGAACACCAAATTGGAATTAGTGATGTTCAGGATGTGGAGTGA
- a CDS encoding HDOD domain-containing protein encodes MSIPPLITFQEDFLSGKLISKEYVHFSEIDCPELDVWIGRVVRSISLEFLHEILFTILSELLVNGCKANGKRVFFKEQGLNLWDEKDYARGIPMYKDEFGHNRKRVFLALDHSEYKITLSTIFKEDYIEFKVKNNAKILPEEKNRILKRVQASGKYKNINDAYRESVDNEESSGLGIVLIHILLRNSGISNQFFQLVTTEDSTEVIIRIPKQLIPKESQTNIKNLLVREVNSLPPLPPQIQKLIFIAKKKDVDWHEISAQVEKDPAITAEILKIANSPLFGSHTPIISVLEGVKRIGLRNLESIFLTLGAKKVLNSRYAKQVLVWTHSFKTSMYARFLIEDRKKHLKLLEPAVISALLHDLGRMVLLSLDLSQVNQIRVLRSDDNNEISEWVEEYTLGTTHSEIGYLMSEKWNFPEEILDVIRYHHKPWQCKSRNNILCQIIYLADILANIGRGKGNYFTVEPEVLEYFEITTEKEFRDMQERFKIQFEEHREEYQNLLI; translated from the coding sequence ATGTCGATTCCCCCACTCATTACCTTTCAGGAGGACTTTCTTTCCGGAAAACTGATTTCCAAAGAATATGTCCACTTTTCGGAAATCGACTGCCCGGAATTGGATGTATGGATTGGCAGAGTGGTCCGCAGCATTTCCTTAGAATTCCTACATGAAATTCTTTTTACAATCCTGAGTGAACTACTAGTAAACGGATGTAAGGCTAACGGCAAACGTGTCTTTTTTAAGGAACAGGGTTTGAATCTCTGGGATGAAAAAGATTATGCCAGAGGCATTCCTATGTATAAGGACGAATTTGGCCATAATCGAAAAAGAGTATTTTTAGCATTGGATCATTCCGAATACAAAATTACCTTAAGCACCATTTTCAAAGAAGATTATATAGAATTCAAAGTTAAGAATAATGCCAAAATTCTTCCTGAAGAAAAAAACAGAATTTTAAAACGAGTCCAAGCTTCTGGAAAATACAAAAATATAAATGATGCCTACCGAGAGTCTGTTGACAACGAGGAAAGCTCAGGACTTGGGATTGTTTTAATTCATATCCTACTTAGAAACTCTGGTATTTCCAACCAGTTCTTTCAATTGGTGACAACTGAAGATTCTACGGAAGTGATTATACGAATACCGAAACAACTCATACCTAAAGAAAGCCAAACCAATATAAAAAATCTTTTGGTCCGCGAGGTAAATAGCCTTCCTCCGCTGCCGCCGCAAATTCAGAAATTGATTTTTATCGCAAAGAAAAAAGACGTTGATTGGCATGAGATCTCGGCCCAAGTAGAAAAAGATCCTGCCATAACAGCAGAAATTTTGAAAATCGCCAACTCCCCGTTATTTGGGTCTCATACACCAATTATTTCAGTTCTTGAGGGAGTCAAAAGAATTGGCCTTCGAAACCTGGAATCAATTTTTTTAACACTAGGTGCGAAAAAAGTACTTAACTCTCGTTATGCGAAACAAGTATTAGTATGGACTCATTCCTTTAAAACCTCCATGTATGCTCGTTTCCTGATAGAAGATCGGAAAAAACATTTAAAACTTTTGGAACCTGCCGTCATTTCCGCTCTTTTACATGACTTGGGAAGGATGGTTTTACTTTCTTTGGACCTTAGCCAAGTGAATCAAATCCGAGTCTTAAGAAGTGATGACAATAATGAAATTTCTGAATGGGTAGAAGAATACACATTAGGAACGACACATTCGGAAATTGGTTATTTGATGTCAGAAAAATGGAACTTCCCGGAAGAAATTTTAGATGTCATACGTTACCATCACAAACCATGGCAATGCAAAAGTAGGAACAACATCCTCTGCCAGATCATTTACCTGGCAGATATTTTGGCGAATATCGGTCGTGGTAAGGGGAATTACTTCACGGTGGAACCGGAAGTTTTGGAGTATTTTGAAATTACTACAGAAAAAGAATTTCGCGACATGCAAGAAAGGTTTAAAATCCAATTCGAGGAGCATAGAGAAGAATACCAAAATCTCTTAATTTAG
- a CDS encoding STAS domain-containing protein, whose product MASTKYKKVVVVFKRTKYELDLETYGSIQAYKEVARQNPEVFQRTFESHERQLESRNFLKSHVFPNADFVFRENFDPEDGTKYDLIVAHGGDNHFTYVAHLAGNTHLIGCNSDPQSSVGALLGFTAEELMTAVKNNFHHTQVESWSLLDTEILYPNGTKLKTVPAICELSIRNNSPDLTSRFWISYQGQKEEQKCSGLLVYTGAGSTGWISSCFPKKFSPFSKHEPFFHVYSREIRVKSRETEFSLADFRALDQVEVISEMNGGLAVDSLTERHYPFPPYAKATIRLSPEKLSVIVPLKRGESMQDLPYEIEQKRINGTVIVQIKGRMESGPLDRITQTILDEMVGTDRKHLILDFSELRYISSLGIRMILDVKMNLQKRNKEMALVGVTSSILQVFHLLGLSNAFQFYADREEALKSFEEPSKS is encoded by the coding sequence ATGGCTTCCACCAAGTATAAAAAGGTCGTAGTGGTCTTCAAACGTACCAAATACGAATTAGATTTGGAAACTTATGGCTCCATCCAGGCCTATAAAGAAGTGGCGCGTCAAAATCCGGAAGTCTTTCAAAGAACTTTTGAATCACATGAAAGGCAATTAGAGTCCCGTAACTTTTTAAAATCCCATGTTTTCCCCAATGCCGACTTTGTATTTCGTGAAAACTTTGATCCAGAAGATGGAACCAAATACGATTTGATCGTCGCCCATGGGGGTGATAATCATTTCACTTATGTGGCCCATTTGGCAGGGAATACTCATTTAATCGGATGTAACTCCGATCCCCAATCTTCTGTGGGTGCGTTGCTTGGTTTTACTGCCGAAGAATTAATGACAGCTGTCAAAAATAACTTCCATCACACGCAAGTTGAGTCATGGTCTCTTTTAGATACGGAAATTTTGTATCCCAACGGAACCAAACTGAAAACTGTACCGGCAATCTGTGAACTTTCCATCCGAAACAATAGTCCAGATCTCACTTCCAGGTTTTGGATTTCCTACCAAGGACAAAAAGAGGAGCAAAAATGCTCGGGTTTGCTTGTCTACACAGGAGCAGGATCCACAGGTTGGATTAGCTCTTGTTTTCCAAAGAAATTCTCACCATTTTCAAAACATGAGCCTTTTTTCCATGTTTATTCCCGAGAAATCCGAGTGAAGTCCCGAGAAACAGAGTTTTCCTTGGCAGATTTTAGGGCCTTGGATCAAGTGGAAGTTATTTCTGAAATGAATGGCGGATTGGCAGTTGATTCTCTCACAGAGAGACATTACCCATTTCCACCTTATGCAAAGGCGACGATCCGGTTATCGCCAGAGAAATTATCTGTTATTGTTCCGCTAAAGAGAGGGGAATCCATGCAAGACTTACCATACGAAATAGAACAAAAGCGCATCAATGGAACCGTCATCGTCCAAATCAAAGGTCGTATGGAATCGGGCCCGCTTGACCGCATCACACAAACAATCTTGGATGAAATGGTTGGGACCGACAGAAAACATTTAATTTTAGATTTTTCTGAGCTACGATACATTTCCAGTTTAGGAATTCGTATGATTCTCGATGTGAAAATGAACTTACAAAAAAGAAATAAAGAGATGGCGTTGGTCGGTGTCACAAGCTCCATCTTACAAGTGTTTCACTTACTTGGTCTTTCCAATGCTTTCCAATTTTATGCTGACAGGGAAGAAGCTTTAAAGTCCTTTGAGGAGCCATCTAAGTCCTAG
- a CDS encoding HU family DNA-binding protein yields MATTPTPMKKSEMLSELAETTGMTKKNVAAFLDSFVELAYKETKKNGAFVIPGLGKLVKRNRPKRKGRNPATGEAIVIPAKTVVKFTLSKTCKDAVVPPKK; encoded by the coding sequence ATGGCAACAACTCCTACCCCAATGAAGAAGTCCGAAATGCTCAGCGAACTCGCTGAAACAACTGGTATGACCAAAAAGAACGTAGCAGCGTTCCTAGACTCCTTTGTTGAACTTGCTTATAAAGAAACTAAGAAAAACGGCGCATTTGTGATCCCTGGTTTAGGAAAACTTGTTAAACGCAATCGTCCAAAACGTAAAGGCAGAAACCCTGCAACTGGTGAAGCGATTGTAATTCCTGCTAAAACTGTTGTTAAATTCACATTATCTAAGACTTGTAAAGACGCAGTTGTGCCTCCTAAAAAATAA
- a CDS encoding VanZ family protein yields MDKKPYPFLPFEDSLVGEKILLVWQESHHSEKNLKEHLLKALNLTEDQIVFTPNAIKQKLMVSYPTEIRNFIEEKNPSQITELLLTIAKGKSKVYPTPALDITFELIEWILTGFDLDDVLVETLSALFGTTLTNGFVDQVRAEYIKELRG; encoded by the coding sequence ATGGATAAAAAACCTTATCCTTTTTTACCTTTCGAAGATTCTCTCGTTGGAGAGAAAATCCTTCTTGTTTGGCAAGAAAGTCATCATTCAGAAAAAAATTTAAAAGAACATTTATTAAAAGCATTGAATCTTACCGAAGATCAGATTGTTTTTACACCAAATGCCATCAAACAAAAGTTAATGGTTTCATATCCTACTGAGATTCGTAACTTCATCGAAGAGAAAAATCCTTCTCAAATCACTGAATTGTTGTTAACAATCGCTAAAGGGAAGTCAAAAGTTTATCCTACACCTGCGCTTGATATCACCTTTGAACTGATAGAATGGATTCTCACAGGATTTGATTTGGATGATGTGCTAGTGGAAACCTTATCCGCATTATTCGGAACAACCCTAACCAATGGATTTGTAGACCAAGTAAGAGCTGAATACATCAAAGAACTTCGAGGATAA
- a CDS encoding FAD-binding oxidoreductase: MQTRDIYKWGSPDVEEKLPEHTLKFLEEQFPVDKEFKASLPKGELPLNPLKKSKLSQTTITKLKQIVGKDHVLLDDPSRARHSIGKFYTEIYKARFGEVTDVVDVVVSPKNEAEVIEIISLANAGKIPVIPYGAGSTVTKALQAPKGGISLDLSRLNRIIEFNAIDSTVTVEAGVYGPVLEKHLNERGYTCGHFPQSFEFSTVGGWIAAKGAGQASTGYGKIEDILLSLTAITPSGKFESKAYPAASIGPDLFRLFLGTEGSFGVITKATLKIRKFHPENSAKGSFIFKNFEKAVETMRDVMQAGFGKPHFFRIQDPEETDISFHMSGLHGGKEDYFLRFIGYKPMERSLMHIIIDGDPSYAKEVLKKIKKIAKRNGGFSTGESPVNKWLHQRYSSAYLRDYLMDEGIRIDTLETAVSWSNLHELWEKTRAYIKSYENTSCMVHISHAYENGANLYFIFLSPIKGKNEITDFVKFHKGIIDSIHKHGGSLSHHHGIGRMLSPWMEGEVGKEGLRILSSLKKTFDPKGIMNPGGLLGLK; this comes from the coding sequence ATGCAAACTCGTGATATTTATAAATGGGGATCTCCCGATGTAGAAGAAAAACTGCCTGAACATACATTAAAATTTTTGGAAGAGCAGTTCCCTGTTGATAAAGAGTTCAAAGCTTCCCTGCCGAAAGGAGAACTTCCCCTTAACCCCTTAAAAAAATCTAAACTTTCGCAAACAACCATCACAAAACTTAAACAGATTGTTGGGAAAGACCATGTTTTGTTAGACGATCCTTCTCGTGCTAGACATTCTATTGGAAAGTTTTATACAGAAATTTATAAAGCAAGATTTGGTGAAGTGACTGATGTAGTTGATGTAGTTGTCTCTCCTAAAAATGAAGCAGAAGTCATTGAGATCATTTCACTCGCCAATGCAGGCAAAATTCCCGTGATTCCTTATGGGGCAGGCTCGACAGTCACAAAAGCATTACAAGCTCCTAAAGGTGGAATCTCTTTAGATTTATCTCGTTTGAATCGTATCATTGAATTTAATGCGATTGATTCGACTGTGACTGTAGAAGCCGGAGTTTATGGTCCTGTTTTAGAAAAACACTTAAATGAACGTGGATATACTTGTGGTCATTTCCCACAATCATTCGAATTCTCTACAGTCGGTGGTTGGATTGCAGCCAAAGGTGCTGGGCAAGCATCCACTGGTTATGGGAAAATCGAAGATATACTTCTTAGTCTAACGGCGATTACTCCATCTGGTAAGTTTGAATCAAAGGCATATCCTGCTGCATCCATTGGTCCAGATTTATTTCGATTGTTTCTTGGAACTGAAGGAAGTTTCGGTGTCATCACAAAAGCAACATTAAAAATTCGCAAATTCCATCCTGAAAATTCTGCAAAAGGTTCCTTCATTTTTAAAAACTTTGAAAAAGCTGTAGAAACAATGCGGGATGTGATGCAAGCAGGTTTTGGAAAACCTCACTTCTTTCGTATCCAAGACCCAGAAGAAACGGATATCTCGTTTCATATGAGTGGCCTTCATGGTGGAAAAGAAGATTATTTTCTTAGATTCATCGGTTACAAACCAATGGAACGGTCTCTTATGCATATCATCATTGATGGTGATCCTTCGTATGCAAAGGAAGTATTAAAAAAGATCAAAAAAATTGCGAAACGGAATGGTGGGTTTTCTACAGGAGAATCTCCGGTAAACAAATGGTTACACCAAAGGTATTCTAGTGCGTATCTTAGAGATTATTTGATGGATGAAGGGATCCGAATTGATACTTTAGAGACAGCGGTTAGTTGGTCAAACTTACATGAGTTATGGGAGAAAACCAGGGCTTATATCAAAAGTTATGAAAACACATCTTGTATGGTGCATATTTCTCATGCCTACGAAAATGGAGCCAACCTGTATTTTATATTTTTAAGTCCTATAAAAGGGAAAAATGAAATTACAGATTTTGTGAAATTTCACAAAGGAATTATCGACAGCATCCATAAACATGGAGGATCACTTTCCCACCATCACGGAATTGGAAGAATGTTATCTCCTTGGATGGAAGGGGAAGTTGGTAAAGAAGGACTTCGAATTTTATCTTCTCTTAAAAAGACTTTTGATCCAAAAGGAATCATGAATCCAGGTGGATTGTTAGGACTTAAATAA